The Athalia rosae chromosome 4, iyAthRosa1.1, whole genome shotgun sequence DNA segment GGTGCAGCAGTCCAATGGCACAAACGGAAGTGCGAGTCTACAGAACCACACAGCTGCGACAATAAAtcaacaaaataataacaataaggGTGAAGGAGGTCTGAGTCGCAGAGGCAAAAGTAATAGCGAAAGTAAGGCACAGGCCGCACGCAACAAACATAAAAACTCACAGAACAAGGAAAAACATGGAGTTCGGACAACTTCTCGATCTGAATCAAATTCAACAAATGGTCAAACTAGTTTACAGATGTCGAGTTCTTTGCAAACAGAGTCTCGGAATTCTTCAATCGATTCAGTTGATGAAAACACACAGAAACCGAATACTAGGAGTCAAATGGATCAACACAATACACAAGTTAAAGATCAAAACCCATCAGAATTCCAGAACGACGAAGCAAAAATCAATGGAGTTTTAGAGAATGGCGAAATGAGTCAATCTGAAAGCGATAGTGATCCACCAAGAGAAGGTAGTACACCAGCCAGTATAGTTTCCAGCACCGAAGAATCTACCCATCACAATACTGGGTTGGTGGATTCCGAAGAAATGGGCAATGTAGCTGTGTTAGGTGAGTTCTTTATACTCGCCGTTATTTCTGTCTGTCtcgattgttttttattgAACTGAATTCTGTTGCTAGAGTCTCCGCGATAAACTTTACTCTGGCATACAGGGTTTTCAATAGACGGATTCAATGATAGTTCAGAATAATGCTATATCAAAGTTACTAtagtttttttaatatccGCACAACTTACACAATAACGTATATGCCTTATAACCTATatacttacattttttttcatttaatgaaCTGGTCGCAGGACACTGGTAAACCATCTAATTTACGCGACATAGTCAATCATTGTGATTACGAAATACTATCTCGAACGATACATGTATTTTGCAGTATTGTGTATTGGTACCGCTCCAaatagggttttttttttctttgttatgaattcggttgttttttagttttaaaGGGAAGTGGAAAATAATTGTGATTCTCAATTATCCataaatctgaaagaaaaattacaatgtCTCTAATagtgatatatttatacaggtACACGTTTTTTATAATAGGATCTCATTATTTCTGAGTAGATCTGATgaacttttttcgttcctataaaattgataaaattgatctTTAAATACGCTTTTTTACTCAATATGTATGaagtttctattatttcttAATGAACAGTATTCCTTTTCACTGTTATCAGCTTCGTACCTATATGAAAAATCATCCTTTTACTAACATTGGGGAGGGTGAAGAACTGACGTAATATTTAGGTATACTTTGACAAACCCATTCAATATTTTGAatataacgaaaaaatgacacTGATTttaccaaagcttttgggtttcTAGCAACACTCAGTATAATAAACACTTAGTATTTAAAAATGGTCTCTCGTGATAAAGTATAACAAGCACTTGATTcaaaagaaatgaatcaaaaacACAATTTAGTATATTCCGATACTTGAAGAAATTCGCCTAAAACTAAcagtattcaatttttcaaattacagtttgtaattgaataaattgtgtttgtttttgaaaaaacattgaGTAGTCGCTGTATGCAGCATGTTCtgggtggaatttttttttccataacaCAAAGAATTGTAACTAATATGCTTTAGCTCCTTGCATCTCACGTATTGGGATGGAAATCAAAAGGCACATGATTGTTCAATTACAAACTTTTGACGATCTTTTCTTCCCACTCTGCTGATTTCTTTGATCATAAATggaaatttcgtatttttgaCCAGCGTCACGCTTTCACTCTTggcaaaaatatcaaaaatatctGGGATCTGTTAAAAATGATGCCCAATTTAATCTTCTAAAGTTACaagtattatatattatttaataatcaTACCTATCAGTGTGCTTCAATGTAGGTCTTATGATCTAAATAGTCAAAAAACACTGCCACACCATACATAAATGTGTGTTTTAAGAGTAATACTTATGCCAAGTGCCTATCGAATAGTGTAGAATGATACGtactataaaaatataatatgccaaaataaagagagttaatcagaaaattgatcgtgttaTGTCTTCGTGTGTGCTTATTTTTATCCTACACAGAGAATAGGCTAGTTAGATAACGCGGACCTTTGCCcagaaaatcgtaaaatttgtGAGATTTTAGTgagtaaatttctttttttttaataagttTGTCAGGTAAGTATTGAAAGTAGATAGAAATTCTTTTGGTATTTCTAAGAATCTCTATCAACTTCCATATACGGCCAACAATATTTGCTATCTATCATTGAAATCGCCATCTATATTATTACTAATCTCCTTTTTAATTCTGGTAATAAcgaaagaatttaaaaaattgagtactgaaaatttgaaatttaattctaGATAGTGAGCGTAAGAACAgcaaattgttttttaatacattgacaatgaaataaaaatgtgtcACACACACAGACACGCACAGTGAAATACTTAGaacttattattataatcatcttAAAAATTAGATGCAGAATTTTgccataataattatattctacAAAATGTTTCTGCAATGGTGACATCTAGTAGTTGTTCTTATCAAATCCattgttttttaaaataacaaatttcaCCTTTTACACATTTCCAAACATTTGACAATTATTAGAATGTTGAAAGTGTTTCATAGCACTCATATCTGGAATTCACAGCAGTACTAAAATCTCAACAAAACAAAGGTTCTCAGTCTTCTTTCATTCAACAATTGTTCTATTGTTTTATATAACGGTAGTTCTCTGGGCAAAGATCCCTTCAATAGCTGTAAAGCATCTAAAATATCCGAGCATGTTAACAAAGTCCTGGAAAATGACAGGAAAAAGTATTTTGGTATCATTTTTTTGGAGCTGTTTATTCTGGCATTCTGGAGGAACCTTAAAACAAGTAGATCGCATCTCGTAGTGTAGCGGTTGTACGTGTCGTGTCTAGGTACTTCTCCAGCAAGCACTACTTCATCCCAAGGCCTCTCGCAACAACTACCACCTGGTCTACATGTGCATAATGGTGCATCCCAAATACAACTGAATCATCGGTCCATCTTCCAAACGGACAACAACAGCTTTTTTAGTTCGAATACCTTTCAGAAAGTATCATCAACCGTTTCCACACCACCCACGTCACAAACTGGTATGCATAACGATAATTCTTAATTCATACTCATAAGCTATTAGTTCTAATTATGAAAATACTATTAAGTTAGTAATGCCAGGCAGTCTAGTATGCTCACTTTATTGAGCAATCATCAAAAATGGTTCCTGGTGTCAATTATGATGAAATAATTCTAATTGTTGAATTGATGCATGAATTCTAATGTTCTGCTCATCACTTTCTGTCcacttatgtatatttaatttttgaaattgccAATAGACCTtaccgagatttttttttttctttatttcatcaacAGGCAGCACAAGTTTGGATTGGATGAGTACAGGATTGGTATCTATACCTGACTCCTTACCTACGGTACACTCTAGCGAAGATTGGCAAGCTGCTTTTGGATTCCAACCTGAAGCTTCTCAAGCAAATTCCGCAACCCATAAGCCAAGTCCATCGACTTCACCAAGTATCTCATTCAATCCTGAGGAATATATGGATGGGGAGATCTACGCTAACTCAAGATGTGCTGCTCTGGCAGAAAATGCCACTTCGTTTGCATCCAGTTTTCTGACGGACTCACCAGCATCTAAATTTATGGctgattttcaacaaaattcgCTGCGTCAAAGGCTTGTGATGCAGGTAATTATCTTAaatatgaattgaaaaaaaaagttataagtAAATTCCTCTCATTCAACTAGGCTCAACAAAATCAGGAGAATTGTGATTATATTAAACAAAATGGTCAAGCCACGTTGGACGAGCTACACAAACATCACAGTGAAGTTAGTACAGAGATAAAGGCTGATGATGACTTAGGCTTTGATCCTTTTCACGAAACTCAGAAAGCATTAGCTGAATTAATGGAAAATGAGATGCAGCTGCAACAACAGAGACTCTttcagcaacaacaacaacagcaaagGGATCGGGAAAAACAAAGCAGAGTACAACAACAAGGTCTTACAGGTTTAGGACCCCAACATTTTCCACAGGTCAGAACGTTTATTAGTACCTAGATTTCACTCTGCCCGTTATGATCTAATCAtacaaatttacaaaatattaAGATTAGTAATCAATTCTTTAATTTAGTCATTGCTATTTTATTGTTGACGCATGTCATTTTTATATCGATAATTTGTTTGCATATTGATATATGATTCTCTTGAATATCTGGTATAGGTGGCACACATTGCTCATTTGCATCAACAGGCACAACACATCCAGAATCTTCAGGCATTACAATCACATTCCCTGTTATCGCGACTCCCATCAAATTTGATACCTCCTAGTGGTAGTCAGAGCCCTGTGCCGACGACAGCAACACCGACCAATCTCGGACAACGTAGTCGTCTACCACCTCCAGGCTTTCCAGGTTCGGCTCCAAATCACATGAACTCCTTTGGTTTGGGTATTCCGCGACCAGCATCGACAAACAATGCTCTTTCCGGTAAATAAACATTAATTGTTAAAGTGTGTGCAATATGATATTTACAGTCAAGTTACATGGGACAATATCCAGTTACTTTAAGCTACATTGAGCATAATAGTTTCAATACCAGCGCAAGGGTGTCatagaatatgaaaataatttatctctGAATAATGTTGACTACTGGAAAGCGTACTAAATGTTAGTCTGATGGTTTTTTCCCCACTTCAATCTTTGATGCATCGGAGTAGCTGATATTCACTCAAGCCCTGAATTCCAGTGACAATGAATTTATAGgatgttttgaaaattgtaatgTTACCGCTGTGGAATATCTGGTTTTCTTTCATTGGGCAAACATGAACAGTGGTTAGGACTCATGTTTGTGTTACAGAGTTGCTTATGTCTGCAGGTAGTAAGATACTGCCTTTTATGAGTCACTCATCCGGGGTGCTGTACAATGGAGCCCAACCTCCACCACAGAACACTTTTTTACCAAATGGTGCCCCACTCCTCCGTTCAcaaggtatgaaaaatatttttcacttcaaatcaaatttcagcaaataatttttcattgaattcataatCAGTAATGATGAGTTTTACAAGTTATATTTGACATTCAATATTCAGGTGTTGGTAAGTGCGCTGGCGATGCTGTATATAGTTTGAAAGATTGGTGTGAAATCGGCAGTTCGCAGCAGCAATATCACCAACAGGCTTTACATCAAAAAGGAGGTTGGAATAATATCGGACCAATTGCTGACTGGACTTCAATAGACCCAGCAATCGTCAGTTCATCTAGACCAGTTCCCTTCCAGGCTACAGCTACCTGGCAGTTCCCTCATGTTCACTCTCCACATGCAGCCTCTCATGCAACACAACAGGTCTTTACATTATTTCTTACACATCCATTCACATCGATCTCATCGAAcctaaattaataattttttatggcAAATGTCTAACCAGATGAATATTTAATGCCCGTATTCAACTTGTATTGATTTATTAGGAGCCGAATCCTCCTCAACACTGGGCAATGCAACCTCCACCTGGTTTTACTGCACCATCATCTAGTACGCAGCATAATAACCAACAGCCAAGTTCAGCCACACAGTCGCACTCCAAGCTCATCTCTGCTGGATCTGAGGTCGAAAGTAAGTTACTTCACTACTACTATAATGAATGATGCTTATAGTGTTATTACAGAGTattctgaaattgaaatataataggttcgtttcattttacgaTATCAAGTAACGTTTGCTTGGCTATTTCCGTTCAATATTTATAAGTAGGAAAGGGATGAAGAGGCTAAAAGTGTTTGGAAATGGATTGATCAAACTCGAATGACGAATCCATTACGTTTAAATTTGATGATGCAGCAGATAATGAATGGACGTGAAATGAAGTTGTGAAATTATCGCTTGTTGCAGACTTGTAAACATCTTGTGAACTGGCCGACAAACCAAAACCCTACGATATCCAGCAAAAAACATCAGAGTGTAAAGTAGCAGCCTGCATTGGTGATGTACATTTTCTAACTTACGTCTATATCTCTTTCCCAAGAACATTTGATTTGCTTTCATGCTATAAAAAGGGTTTGATGAATTGAAGTGCGTTCCCAGCGAGTCTTCTGgtttataatacatacgttGGTAGTATTCTGCTGATACAAGTAAAACACATTAGAAGTCAATTTTACGCCCAAGTTCTTCTGTATTCTATagtgtatttataataaaattttaacatgGGAATGTCGTTGATTATAAAATAAGTGCTATATTCAAATGATGACTGCACTAAACACTATAAGCAAAATTATCGTTTTAATACGACACTCCCGCACGAGATAAAGACAAGAGAATTCCTTTGAGTACGAACTTACATCCATAGGTGAATGAAGATTGTAATGAGAAGTGAAACATTAAGCTcaatcattgtttttttaattaaaatatcaatTCACTGCACGCTTGATTTGAACCAACAAATAGCTAAATTAGCGACCATAGGAATTCAGAtcattgttcaatttttctctgtaTAATGTATGAACCTCCTACGAGAAACGTCACAAAAGTATTGGCGACAATGTTATCAGCTCATCTTATAACGTTGAACATAGAATAACTTCCTTTTTTATGGATTTTTGAAGCAATATCCTTAGGCTTCCAACGTGACTACTTGTTATCTGTTAGATTTCAGTTGGAAAACGCAATGTTCATATTATAgattcagatattttttttcaccctgacATTTAAGGCAACCAATTAATATTGCAGTGCTTTTGTAATTTGCATGACCAACAAGGTTACATTTTTGACTGTTATTTTCCGTAGTTGCATACCAAATGGAGCATCGAAATCAACAATTAGTAGCATTAAAAgtaaattttaatattaaGTACAGCTACATATCAGATGCTGTTTCAGCAGGGAAAAGATATAGACGGCTGTATATGGGTTTTGTCAGGTATGGGGAtagtatgtatttatacagcatatgtatatggacatacctatatgtatactgtatATTCATGTACAGAATATCTAGAATTTAAATTACAATATTAAGACATTGTAAATTGAGTAACACAGGGCAGTAGCGAATGATTacaagaaaaaagtatttacTCTATATTACTTGGTGCCATAGATATAGAATCGACAGTGGCTCAAACTCACACATTGCTTGGAAGTTACAATacgattttgaataatttaaacattacttttagaaaaattttagcCCCCGATGAAGGGGCAGGATTAATGATCACATCACAATCAGAATTCTGGTACCATTCGGATTAAACTTTCTTCCCTGTGTTAAACTCTTAGACAAAGCGTACTGTGCATGAGATGAGGGGTCGGATTGCAAGCAAGTTGGATATTCTGAACGTTAAGGGCAGAAAAACACAATTTGTATTCACGAAgtgcaattttcattttgatttgcGCTATTTGAAATTTGCAGGCTGGACGTTAAGGACAGTTGTGCAGTATTGAAAGTTAGCGAACTAAACATGAAGACTTCTTGGAAGCATGGTATTAAACCGACCTAGAAAGAAAATGCGTGCTTTGACATGTAAAGATTGGACAAGCTgccaacacttttttttttaattaaaagaaGGTACGGCACAGTCACCAATTTGTataaaatgattgaaataaaataataaaaggcGGTgtctaattattaataatattatataaactgaaactacaaaaatattaaatgaGCGCTCGAGCGATTCTGACGGTTAACGTCAGGTCGCTGAAAAATAGACACGCAATtgtgaatgaatgaaaaaggattaaaatatgattataacgaatttattgattgatttgaggtaatcgaaaaatatacgatatgcgagagcaaaaaataaatcgattaATCGCAATTTTCCTTTGATGTACCTGCTTTGCTTCACAGTGTGAGGACGATTAACTCAAATGTAGTGTTAGTTTCCATAGTCCACTTCTAAAAACTCTAGCATTTATGAAGAACCATTCAAAAATAGGGTGATTAATCTTTGGAATCAATCTACGGTAAACATGTTCTTCGTGTAATGGGGCCTTATTTCATTACTAGCTGAGCCGGCCACGCGTTGCTGTGGCTCAGTTTATGATACATTATTACAATTCTCAAAGGGATCTctaatttttcgcaaaatatATTACAGCCTATGTTACTCACTAACAGAAAAGCTTTcttttggtgaaaattttttcaaatcgattcaGTAGTTTTTGAGACGAAcaacttttctctctttatgaTATTGGTATAGACACATAGATATAAATGAGCCAAGTATTCAAACGTCATTCAAAGAGGGCCAGAAATTTAGTCTGAAGGGGTTCAACGGCATGAGGAtttgtgtaaaattttcaatttgtggTTGATTTGTTTCAGATATAGCTGTGTAGACGCTTCAAATTTGGAGTATAACTTtctaaatttcatttcaggtatgtgaaaattattagTATGGTACACACAAGCCTTTTTTGGCTTATAAGCTCTTTTTTCCaatcttatcattttttatactcGCATCTCAGACTCGAAAGCAACGTACTGTAGGTATTACCGAAATAGCTCTACAAAATTATCTCAGTCTATCAAgatgaaatttatcattttatcaAACTGAATCAAcattcgaatattttataaacaaaatattcatttcgggAAATCGCATCCTGCTTTATAAACTTGGATCCTAAATAAATAGAGCAAtttcaatttggaaaatacTAGTTTGAGAAACTACAAACTATTTATTAACACATATATATCTCATAAGTATCTTTTTGGACAGAGACTGTCATTATTTGATTCACATGCGTCATATGAAAGTATTGTTGTGTTTTTAGTAAACAGGCTCACACCACACCGAATATTGATCATCGTAAGTGCCACGTTGATCAAGTTCATCTTCATAATGATGAGGAAGCACGGCATCACAAGTAATCAAGTCAACATAAGTATCAACTTGGCAGTTATTaacgtatatttcaaaaattgtttcatgTGATATTTCTTAAATGTTGGTTACATACAGTTAGGAAGTTTCATCGTCCGAGTCACTAAACTCCGAAGCAAGTCTACACTTACAAACTTCTTTTGACCGCAGACTTTTTCGTGTTAGGCCCCAAAATGCCTGAGGCCTTAGATCACTGTGAACCGCTGTGAATTTCCACCCCATGTGTCCATGACATCCTTTGCACAATGCGATTGTCCAAGCATATCTGCCAATAGTGTCACATCAATCGATCGTTAAATTACTTGATATGTTCTTGTTGGAACATATGATACTTTTCTCAGTCAATTTGGTATAGTTATGTTAGGGGTCAAATTCATAACATGTATCGATGTTCAACATACCCTGGAAACCAACTGTACTCTGTTTGTGGAACTTCATCATTGAGTATCAAACCTTGGGCTTTATAAAGGGTGACTGTTTCATGAATTATTCCAGCTGGATTACAATAAGCACTTTGTGGCCCTTCTTTATTCATAGGAAATACGTCAGATTGTTTCCCAATGAAATCATCACAACTACTACATGTAAGAAGACGATCCTACAAATTATAACACAAACATGGTGTAAAAAAGGGGAGGATCAAAAGAATTATTTGCAATGATTGATCAATCAGTTAGCAGCATACCTTGACAAGGTATTCCAGCTCCCACCGTAACCTGGGAATGGCACAATCATAGGTCAGTAAAACGATTCTTTCCTTATCATCCAGCAGTAAATTTTGAGCAACCCAAAATGATAATTCTGTTGGATCTTCTGGGATATTGCTGCCCTCTGAACCGAAATAACTTCATCAATAACTTTACtcgataataaatatttgtataaaGTCAGAATTGATTTGTGATACTGGAAATAATTAACGACAAATCCGCAACCCATATTGATGAAAAGGAACTAACGCATTTCAATATATTGTAAATGGTGCCTGATTCTAATGGAGAGCCGTTTAGAATCATACTGTCGATAAACCCACGATGGCCAGTGGCTTAAAATTGCATCGTGCCTCTCTATGTTCTGTTGCCTCATAGCCTCTTGTTTATTACTTGGTGTGATTCTAAGTCGGTCTAGGCTTAATAACCGCTCGTCAAATAATGGTGGCCGAAGCGATATTTCTGGGAGTATTTTGACATTAGCAGATATTTTATCATAGCcctgtagaaagaaaaaagagggaacaaaatgaaatatgGAGAAGGAaatgatggaagaaaaaaatactacGCAGAAGCAAACCTGAATGACATGCAATATTTTAAACCGCTGTCTTCCTTTTGCCTTTACTCGAAACCCCGGTGATTGTTCGTCATGTTtgtattggaaaatttcagcaGTTGTTCCTATAGGAAGCATTCCTTCATTGCCCAAACAAACAACGCCAaatgttcggtttttttctatacactTTTGGAGCATGTCTATAGTTTGTGTTGCACGTACGGTCATTGGCAAAGTTTGACCAGGAAACAATACCACAGATTGTTTAACCAGCAATGGTAGATTCATATATATCCCATCATCCAAAATGGTCCGTCCCCTCACATCTTCCAAGTTATTTCCCAAATACTGCAGGGCCATCAAAATTCATACTTTTATTTGAAACTTATCAATAAAATTGTGTCGGGTTGACTAGATCTTACCGAATGCGTTGCAGGTAACGTTAGATCAAATGTACTATTCGTAGGAGGAAGTGTTGAATCATCTTCCATACTCTGATCTAAATTGGTTTCTTGTATGAAGTTTTGCACATCTGAGAAATAAGTTGTATAAGTGTATCATCTACCCCTGTCAATACCATATTCGAGGGAAGAGCTAACACATTTCAAAACATGAATCTCTGGTCGTGCTGCTTCATTGTATTTCACATTCGCTGTTGTAATGTAAATACAAGTCTGGCAAATGTGAAAAAGCAACAAAATCAAGGGATCTTAGAATAGTAAGAATTTTCCCGATGCTTAGAATGGTGCTTTTAATCGTCTCAGGCTTATTGTTTTGCAAAATTGCAACAGGTAGCAAGAACTGTCAAATCCATTCCAAGCAGGTAATTGTTAAGTTTTTCGTGTTATTTTTACTCTACCTGAATCATTTTCGTCAGAACTGCTGGAATCATCGGAATAGACGGCATTCATTATTGCGTATTATTCTGAAATCGAATTTACCAATATCTTTtgttataaatttgaataataaactaCAGTGTGaatcaataaatttatttgcTTTCGCCGATGAAATTGCTTTTGCGGCGTAGGTATTTATATTTTGTAGAGTGCGACGTCTAAGTAACACGCCAACCTATAGCTACTATCTATGGATTGGCTACACTGTTCTTTCTACCGGTCAATCGGGACACATGCATTGGTCGGAAATTATTTACTCTAGAATGGGTCCTATCTACACTATCTTCACTCAACGTCTACACTCAACGGTATGCTTATACAAAGCGGATACGAATCTCTGGCGGATATTTCAAAGCGTGTTTCAAAGTGAATGTTCGGATATCTTGATGGCAGTATTAgctgtaatattatataactATCTTATTATACTCATGCATAAATATGACGGAACTGCCGTTGCAAAGTAAACCATCAAACAGTGGTGCGAAAAGAGGGCTATCGCATACCGGATTTATTCTAGTCGGAATTACTGGTGAGAGGTTATCCTTAATTTTGAATTCTATATCATTCTAGATCCAGGCTAAAACATACTCTTGATCAGATCCATCCAAAAGGCTTTATATTTTGTCCGTCCTCTGTCTACCGCTTTTCAAGAATTATTGATCGTAGGAGGTGCTGCTGTAGCCATCAGTGCAATCTGTCTTCCATTCGTTAGTCCAGCCCTACGTAGGATTTGTCTACCATATGTACCAGCGACTACTCAACAAGTAGATAATGTGCTGCAAGCTTTGAAAGGCCGCTCCGGTACCTTGGTCGA contains these protein-coding regions:
- the LOC105692768 gene encoding protein cereblon; its protein translation is MNAVYSDDSSSSDENDSDVQNFIQETNLDQSMEDDSTLPPTNSTFDLTLPATHSYLGNNLEDVRGRTILDDGIYMNLPLLVKQSVVLFPGQTLPMTVRATQTIDMLQKCIEKNRTFGVVCLGNEGMLPIGTTAEIFQYKHDEQSPGFRVKAKGRQRFKILHVIQGYDKISANVKILPEISLRPPLFDERLLSLDRLRITPSNKQEAMRQQNIERHDAILSHWPSWVYRQYDSKRLSIRIRHHLQYIEMQGSNIPEDPTELSFWVAQNLLLDDKERIVLLTYDCAIPRLRWELEYLVKDRLLTCSSCDDFIGKQSDVFPMNKEGPQSAYCNPAGIIHETVTLYKAQGLILNDEVPQTEYSWFPGYAWTIALCKGCHGHMGWKFTAVHSDLRPQAFWGLTRKSLRSKEVCKCRLASEFSDSDDETS